The following DNA comes from Aquipuribacter hungaricus.
CTGGCCGGAGAAGCGCGCCGGCGGTCTCGGGCCCGCTCGCCCGACCGGGGTCCCCGCGGGCCGGGGGCGGGGCGACCTGCCAGCATCGCCGCGTGACCGACCGCGACCTCCTGGCCTACGACCGGGACGCCGTGCGCGTGGTGCGGGAGCCGTGGCTGGGCCGCGAGCAGCTGTCCTACGCGGACCCCCGCCCCCACGACGTCCTCGACGTCCTCGACCTCGCGGTGCACCGGCACCCCGACGCCGTCGCCGTGGTCGACGCCCTCACCGGACGCGCGCGCACGGTCGCGGGGCTGGCGGACGACGTCGCCGTCACGACGGCCGCGCTGCGGGGGGCGGGGGTGAAGCCCGGCGACGGGGTCGGGCTGGCCGCGGCCAACTCCGGCGCGCACCTGGCGACGATCCTCGCGTGCGCGGCGACGGGCGCCGTCGCGGTCGGGCTGTCGTCCCGGCTGGCGACGCCGCAGTGGCGCTACCAGCTCGAGCACTCCGGCTGCCGGCTGCTGGTCCACGACGACAGCCACGCCGACCAGGCGCGGGACGCCGTGCAGGGGCTCGACGGGGTGCGCGCCGCGGGCTGGCTCGGGACTTCCGGCGCCGCACCGGACACCGCCCCCGCCGCGGACGGGCGCTGGGCGGACCTGGCCCGCGACCGGGTGCCCGCCGACCCCGCCGCGGCGTACCAGGTCGTCTGGACCTCCGGGTCGACCGGCCGCCCCAAGGCGAGCCAGGTCGTCCACCGGGCGAGCGTCCACTCCGGGATCGCCTACGACCGGCTGCTGCGCCTGCAGCCCGGCGAGTCGAGCGGGGTGCTGTTCTCGCTGGGCTACATCAGCGCGATGCACGCCCACGTCGTGCCCGCCCTGCTGTCCGGGGCGCGCCTGGTCATGCTGCCGACCGGCTCGGCGCGGACCTGGGTGGAGCAGCTCGCGGCCTTCGACGTCGCCTTCGCCTACGCCGTGCCGTCCTGGTGGCAGGCGTCGCTGCGCGAGCCCGGGCTGGTCGGCGACCGGCTGCCGCTGCTGCGGCTGGCCGGCGCCGGCGGGTCGCCGTTCCCGGACGCCCTCCGCGACGGCCTCGCCGACCGGCTCCCCCGCACCACGCTGATGAACGTC
Coding sequences within:
- a CDS encoding class I adenylate-forming enzyme family protein, coding for MTDRDLLAYDRDAVRVVREPWLGREQLSYADPRPHDVLDVLDLAVHRHPDAVAVVDALTGRARTVAGLADDVAVTTAALRGAGVKPGDGVGLAAANSGAHLATILACAATGAVAVGLSSRLATPQWRYQLEHSGCRLLVHDDSHADQARDAVQGLDGVRAAGWLGTSGAAPDTAPAADGRWADLARDRVPADPAAAYQVVWTSGSTGRPKASQVVHRASVHSGIAYDRLLRLQPGESSGVLFSLGYISAMHAHVVPALLSGARLVMLPTGSARTWVEQLAAFDVAFAYAVPSWWQASLREPGLVGDRLPLLRLAGAGGSPFPDALRDGLADRLPRTTLMNVYGLSETHSPATTLRGPAMWAHPGAAGRPLEVVEVEVRDEHGTVLPDGEPGEVWLAGSLLSTGYAADPVATAAAYVDGWLRTGDVGVLEPSRPQDGGQAGDRAGEDDGPVLRLLDRVKDLVNRAGTKVYSAEVERVLDEHPAVVGSACVAAPDPRSGETVAVFLVRDPDLPAPSDAQVRAWVRERLGTAAVPSTVRWVDELPRGGTGKTDKGALRAALTVPQDR